The Paraburkholderia hospita region ATTCGAACAGTTGTACGGCATCCGCATCCTGAACCTGTATGGATCGTCGGAAGCGGGATGGATGTGCGGCAACCGGCTGCAGCGGCGCAAGATCGGCACGGTCGGCTATCCGGCCGCGCACATCGCGTTCGATATCGTCGATCCCGAAGGAATGTCGTGCGGCCCCGACGTTGAAGGCCAGGTCGTGGTGGACGGCGCGAAGCTGGCGCTTGGCGTGCTGCAACGAGACGGCACGCTACTGCCGATACGCGGCACGCCGCTGTTCACACGCGATATCGCCGCGCGCGACGCGCAAGGCTTCGTGCGCATGGCCGCCCGCATGGACGACCTCATCATTCGCGGCGGCGTCAAGATTGTGCCGCAGGAAATCGAAGACGTGATGCGCGCGCATCCGCAGGTCCAGGACGTCGCGGCGCTGGGTGTGCCCGACCCCGTGTACGGACAGGAAACCGTGTGCTTCGTGGTCGCGCAGCCAGGCGCCGCGCCAGATGGAAAAGCGTTGCGCGCGCATTGCCGCGAGCATCTCGCGCGCGAGAAGTTGCCGAAGGAAGTCTTCGTGATCGCAGCGCTGCCGCGCAGCGCGCGCGGCAAGATCCTGCGCGACGCGCTGCGTCAGCAGTGGTGGCAGATCGTCAATTCGCGGCGCGATCTGTCCGAACCGGAGTGCGAATAGACGCGCCGCGCCTGTTTCAGTGCGCCTCGGCTAGCACCGGACACAACGCGCCCGGTTCCAGTTCACGCTTCGCCTGCGCAATCTCCAGCGAATGCGGCAGCTTCACGCCGTTTCTCGCGGCCGTCATTTGCGCTGCAATCGATACCGCGATTTCAGGCGGCGTCCTGCTGCCGATATAGATACCCGCCGGGCCATGCAGCCGCGCCAGCTGCGCGTCGTTCAGCTCGAACAGCCTGAGCCGTTCGCGCCGCGCGTCGCTGTTGCGGCGCGAACCGATCGCCGCGACGTAGAACGCGTCGGTCTGCAGCGCGTCGATCAGCGCAAGATCGTCGAGCTTCGGATCGTGCGTCAACGCAACCACGGCGCTGTGCCCGTCGAGACGCATGTCGAGCACCGTATCATCGGGCATCGTCCGCACGATGCGCACGCCCGGCATCGACCAGGCATCGGTGTATTCCTCGCGCGGATCGCAAACGGTCACCTGATAACCGAGCCCGCTTGCGATGACGGCCAGAAAGCGCGACAGGTCGCCCGCGCCGATGATGAGCAACCGATAGCGCGGACCATGCACGCTCACCAGCGTTTTACCGTCGAAGCGCAATTGCTCGTCGGGTAATGCGTGGCGCAGCCGCGCGCGGCCGCTCGCAAGATCCAGTTCGCGCGCGATCAGATTGCCGTCCGCGATCTGATCGCGCAGTTCGATCATCGCCGTCAGCGACGCATCGCCCGCCAGCGGCTCGATCACCAGTTGCATCGTGCCGCCGCATGGCAGACCGAAGCGCCGCGCTTCCTCTGCGCTGACGCCATAGGTCGCGACTTCAGGCCGCTCGCCCGTCAGCATCTGCGCGCGGGCACGCTCCATCAGATCGTCTTCGATGCAGCCGCCCGATACCGACCCGCTCACCACGCCATCGTCGCGCATCGCGAGCCACGCGCCGACGGGACGCGGGCTCGAACCCCACGTGCGCGTCACTGTCACGAGCGCCACGCGTCGGCCTGCCTTGAGCCAGTCGACGGCGTGATGCAGCACGGTCACGTCGATGCTGTCCATCGTCTCCTCCCTGACTCCGCGTGTTCAGGCGGCACGATACGCGACCATCTGCAACTCGACGAGAAAGCCATGATGCAGCTCGGGCACGGGCACGACGGCGCGCGCAGGCTTGTGCGCGCCGAAATACTCCGCGTACAGCCGGTTGAACTCCGGCCAGTTCTTCACATCGACGATATACGCGGTGCACTGCACGACGTCTGTCAGTCCGCAGCCCGCTTCCTCGAGCACGTTCCGGCAGTGTGCGAGCGTCGCGCGCACCTGGCGCTCGAAGTTGTCGGGACCGTCGGTGGCGACGCCCGGTCCGGGCAGCATGCCCGAGACGAACGTGAAGCCGCCTGCCTGCGTGGCTTGTGAATAATGACCGCCCGGGGACGGCGCCTTCTCGGTGAAAATAAAGTTCATTGTCAGACCTGTTCGGGTAAGGGTTTGCCGCGCGTCTCCGGCAGCCATGGCGCGAGCAC contains the following coding sequences:
- a CDS encoding XdhC family protein encodes the protein MDSIDVTVLHHAVDWLKAGRRVALVTVTRTWGSSPRPVGAWLAMRDDGVVSGSVSGGCIEDDLMERARAQMLTGERPEVATYGVSAEEARRFGLPCGGTMQLVIEPLAGDASLTAMIELRDQIADGNLIARELDLASGRARLRHALPDEQLRFDGKTLVSVHGPRYRLLIIGAGDLSRFLAVIASGLGYQVTVCDPREEYTDAWSMPGVRIVRTMPDDTVLDMRLDGHSAVVALTHDPKLDDLALIDALQTDAFYVAAIGSRRNSDARRERLRLFELNDAQLARLHGPAGIYIGSRTPPEIAVSIAAQMTAARNGVKLPHSLEIAQAKRELEPGALCPVLAEAH
- a CDS encoding RidA family protein; its protein translation is MNFIFTEKAPSPGGHYSQATQAGGFTFVSGMLPGPGVATDGPDNFERQVRATLAHCRNVLEEAGCGLTDVVQCTAYIVDVKNWPEFNRLYAEYFGAHKPARAVVPVPELHHGFLVELQMVAYRAA